Proteins encoded within one genomic window of Marasmius oreades isolate 03SP1 chromosome 4, whole genome shotgun sequence:
- a CDS encoding uncharacterized protein (MEROPS:MER0005900), which produces MELYPGAPTETRANLLPKLAIKPWIPPKPRPLMFVNAIVVDPASGNLLTGRQTVKVEGGRIISVSPTSDAENFGDDCTVVDLNGLFICPGLIDCHVHVTAVPGVKTMGDLTRLSEQEVHLRTTYTLKEMLLRGFTAVRDTGGASKVIANAIEEGLLLGPRLFQCGKALSQTGGHGDFTPALSGGPEPGCCGGHSKLFARVADGVPAVLSAVRGELKAGADFIKIMVGGGVASETDAIETVQYTAEEIKAITTTCRQMGGKMSTAHAYTVEAIRHAIDNGVLGIEHGNLIDEDTAKLLAAKGIYLTPTLSCYGIMVRPPFEDFLPPDGQKKNAEVMKHGLQALKIAHEAGVTIC; this is translated from the exons ATGGAACTTTATCCTGGAGCACCCACGGAAACGAGAGCTAATCT CCTACCAAAGCTTGCGATTAAGCCATGGATTCCACCAAAACCAAGACCGCTCATGTTCGTCAACGCGATCGTTGTCGATCCTGCTTCAGGAAATCTATTAACTGGAAGACAAACCGTAAAAGTTGAAGGCGGAAGAATAATTTCGGTCTCGCCGACCTCAGATGCTGAAAatttcggagatgattgTACGGTCGTAGATCTCAACGGTCTGTTCATTTGCCC AGGTTTAATAGATTGTCATGTACATGTCACCGCTGTTCCAGGAGTCAAG ACGATGGGGGATCTAACAAGGCTTTCTGAACAAGAAGTACATCTAAGAACGACATACACCCTGAAAG AAATGCTCTTACGTGGATTCACTGCTGTGCGAGACACCGGCGGTGCTTCAAAGGTCATCGCAAACGCCATCGAGGAGGGTTTGTTACTCGGCCCGAGATTGTTCCAATGTGGGAAGGCTCTATCGCAAACCG GAGGACACGGTGATTTTACACCTGCCCTTTCCGGTGGTCCTGAACCTGGTTGTTGTGGTGGTCACTCGAAGCTTTTTGCTCGCGTAGCTGACGGGGTTCCTGCTGTCTTGTCTGCTGTTCGGGGAGAGCTGAAAGCTGGCGCAGACT TCATTAAAATCATGGTGGGAGGTGGCGTGGCATCTGAAACCGATGCAATCGAGACGGTGCAGTATACTGCTGAAGAAATTAAAGCCATCACGACGACATGCAGACAGATGGGCGGCAAGATGT CTACTGCACATGCATACACTGTTGAAGCGATCCGGCATGCAATCGACAATGGAGTTCTTGGTATTGAACATGGAAACCTCATCGACGAGGACACAGCAAAGCT ACTAGCTGCCAAAGGCATATAC CTTACCCCCACGTTATCTTGTTACGGGATCATGGTCCGCCCGCCATTTGAAGACTTTCTTCCTCCAGACGGCCAAAAGAAAAACGCAGAGGTAATGAAACACGGTTTGCAGGCATTGAAGATCGCCCATGAAGCTGGAGTCACCATTTGCTAG
- a CDS encoding uncharacterized protein (MEROPS:MER0005900) → MELYPGAPTETRANLLPKLAIKPWIPPKPRPLMFVNAIVVDPASGNLLTGRQTVKVEGGRIISVSPTSDAENFGDDCTVVDLNGLFICPGLIDCHVHVTAVPGVKTMGDLTRLSEQEVHLRTTYTLKEMLLRGFTAVRDTGGASKVIANAIEEGLLLGPRLFQCGKALSQTGGHGDFTPALSGGPEPGCCGGHSKLFARVADGVPAVLSAVRGELKAGADFIKIMVGGGVASETDAIETVQYTAEEIKAITTTCRQMGGKMSTAHAYTVEAIRHAIDNGVLGIEHGNLIDEDTAKLCQRHIPYPHVILLRDHGPPAI, encoded by the exons ATGGAACTTTATCCTGGAGCACCCACGGAAACGAGAGCTAATCT CCTACCAAAGCTTGCGATTAAGCCATGGATTCCACCAAAACCAAGACCGCTCATGTTCGTCAACGCGATCGTTGTCGATCCTGCTTCAGGAAATCTATTAACTGGAAGACAAACCGTAAAAGTTGAAGGCGGAAGAATAATTTCGGTCTCGCCGACCTCAGATGCTGAAAatttcggagatgattgTACGGTCGTAGATCTCAACGGTCTGTTCATTTGCCC AGGTTTAATAGATTGTCATGTACATGTCACCGCTGTTCCAGGAGTCAAG ACGATGGGGGATCTAACAAGGCTTTCTGAACAAGAAGTACATCTAAGAACGACATACACCCTGAAAG AAATGCTCTTACGTGGATTCACTGCTGTGCGAGACACCGGCGGTGCTTCAAAGGTCATCGCAAACGCCATCGAGGAGGGTTTGTTACTCGGCCCGAGATTGTTCCAATGTGGGAAGGCTCTATCGCAAACCG GAGGACACGGTGATTTTACACCTGCCCTTTCCGGTGGTCCTGAACCTGGTTGTTGTGGTGGTCACTCGAAGCTTTTTGCTCGCGTAGCTGACGGGGTTCCTGCTGTCTTGTCTGCTGTTCGGGGAGAGCTGAAAGCTGGCGCAGACT TCATTAAAATCATGGTGGGAGGTGGCGTGGCATCTGAAACCGATGCAATCGAGACGGTGCAGTATACTGCTGAAGAAATTAAAGCCATCACGACGACATGCAGACAGATGGGCGGCAAGATGT CTACTGCACATGCATACACTGTTGAAGCGATCCGGCATGCAATCGACAATGGAGTTCTTGGTATTGAACATGGAAACCTCATCGACGAGGACACAGCAAAGCT CTGCCAAAGGCATATAC CTTACCCCCACGTTATCTTGTTACGGGATCATGGTCCGCCCGCCATTTGA
- a CDS encoding uncharacterized protein (BUSCO:EOG092608T8), translating into MSPPGSPRLIDSYTAPKEILQEFADLAEEENVDPFAETASKRQIAARQTDYHNRRFDRVAHESADAFKEDGSDMEGGYKDAMRLQRLQQEEERVRKAIEERERKERDEGKMKMDLDKTPPAAELQDVSMESASAQELAEAKEKEATSAGTKRKRRWDVPELNDENADPNKKDISGGEWSKEALEASAPKKRRSRWDATPAETAETPKRSRWDQIPASAGVEVPMTQIIMNAPGFMQEDKHNRYLTDEELDAVLPATGYAIVSPPPGYAPTLQPRRLMSTPVTEVGFHIQESSDAAAVAAAAGLAPELPTEIPGVGNLAFFKAEDAQYFAKILKEEDETQLSVDEMKERKIMRLLLKIKNGTPPVRKTALRQITDKAREFGAGPLFDKILPLLMERTLEDQERHLLVKVIDRVLYKLDDLVRPYVHKILVVIEPLLIDEDYYARVEGREIISNLSKAAGLAHMISTMRPDIDHADEYVRNTTARAFSVVASALGIPSLLPFLKAVCRSKKSWQARHTGIRIVQQIAIMMGCAVLPHLRNLVDCIAHGLSDEQQKVRTMTALGLAALAEAAHPYGIESFDSVLKPLWFGIRLHRGKGLAAFLKAIGFIIPLMDPEYAFYYTKEVTVILIREFQTSDEEMKKIVLKVVKQCAATEGVTPSYIKHDILPDFFKAFWVRRMALDRRNYRQVVETTVELAQKAGVSEIVGRVVNELKDEAEPYRKMVMETITKVVATLGASDIDERLEVRLVDGIIYSFQEQTTEDQVMLDGFGTVVNALGIRVKPYLTQIVSTILWRLNNKSAKVRQQAADLTTRLAVVIKQCGEDQLLSKLGLVLFEQLGEEYPDTLGSIIAAEGAIANVVGMTQMNPPVKDLLPRMTPILRNRHEKVQEASINLIGRIADRGAEFVPAREWMRICFELLDLLKAHKKGIRRAAVNSFGYIAKSLGPQDVLSVLLTNLRVQERQSRVCSTVAIAIVAETCGPFTCIPAILNEYRTAELNVRTGCLKALSFVFEYVGPQSAYYCDSVVTMLEDALTDRDLVHRQTASTIVKHLALGVAGLGCEDSMLHLMNLVWPNCFETSPHVIGAVMDAIEAMRVTLGPGVLLSYVLQGLFHPARKVREVYWRIYNALYLGAADALVPFYPDVGELSEGQVVYDRHPLQMFI; encoded by the exons ATGTCTCCCCCAGGGTCACCCAGATTGATAGACTCGTATACAGCACCCAAGGAAATCTTGCAAGAATTTGCTGACcttgcagaagaagaaaatgtcGACCCGTTTGCCGAAACCGCTTCAAAGCGACAAATAGCTGCTCGACAAACCGACTACCACAACCGTCGTTTCGACCGCGTTGCACACGAAAGTGCCGACGCTTTCAAAGAGGATGGAAGTGATATGGAAGGAGGGTACAAGGATGCAATGAGGCTGCAGAGACTGCAGCAGGAGGAAGAGCGAGTCAGAAAGGCGATAGAAGAGCGAGAGAGAAAGGAACGAGACGAGGgaaaaatgaaaatggatttgGACAAGACACCTCCAGCTGCAGAGCTTCAAGACGTTTCGATGGAATCAGCGAGCGCACAAGAACTGGCAGAGGCtaaagagaaggaagcgACTTCAGCTGGAACAAAACGAAAACGACGATGGGATGTCCCCGAACTTAATGACGAAAATGCTGATCCAAATAAGAAGGATATCTCTGGCGGTGAATGGTCTAAGGAAGCGCTGGAGGCCTCTGCACCCAAGAAACGTCGTTCTCGTTGGGATGCGACCCCTGCTGAAACAGCTGAAACCCCAAAGCGTTCTAGATGGGACCAAATCCCGGCTTCTGCAGGTGTTGAAGTGCCAATGACTCAAATCATCATGAACGCACCAGGTTTTATGCAGGAAGACAAACATAACCGGTATCTTACCGACGAAGAACTGGATGCTGTGCTTCCAGCGACTGGTTATGCGATTGTCTCTCCTCCCCCTGGTTATGCACCTACCTTGCAGCCCCGTCGCCTTATGTCAACGCCAGTTACGGAAGTCGGCTTCCATATTCAAGAGAGTTCCGACGCCGCTGCCGTTGCTGCAGCTGCTGGCCTTGCGCCAGAGCTACCGACTGAGATACCAGGTGTTGGCAATCTTGCTTTCTTCAAGGCAGAGGATGCCCAGTACTTCGCTAAAAtcttgaaggaggaagacgagACGCAACTATCGGTGGacgagatgaaagagcgaaAGATCATGCGGCTCCTTCTAAAGATCAAGAACGGGACTCCACCTGTTCGGAAGACTGCCCTGCGTCAGATCACCGACAAGGCTCGCGAGTTCGGTGCTGGTCCTCTTTTTGACAAAATTCTTCCGCTACTTATGGAACGTACACTCGAGGATCAGGAACGTCACTTACTCGTCAAAGTCATTGACCGTGTTCTTTACAAGCTTGATGACCTTGTCCGCCCATACGTACACAAAATCCTTGTCGTTATTGAACCCCTTCTCATTGACGAGGACTATTACGCCCGTGTGGAAGGTCGGGAAATTATCTCTAACCTTTCCAAAGCCGCTGGGCTGGCGCACATGATTTCGACGATGCGACCGGATATCGATCACGCCGATGAGTATGTCCGGAACACCACTGCTCGTGCTTTCTCCGTCGTCGCCTCTGCACTTGGAATCCCTTCCCTCCTCCCGTTCCTTAAAGCTGTCTGTCGTTCCAAGAAGTCGTGGCAAGCTCGACACACTGGTATCCGTATTGTGCAGCAGATTGCTATCATGATGGGTTGCGCTGTGTTGCCGCATTTGCGTAACCTCGTCGATTGTATTGCACATGGATTGTCCGATGAACAGCAGAAAGTCAGAACGATGACTGCTCTCGGATTGGCGGCGCTTGCGGAGGCAGCACATCCTTATGGTATCGAATCCTTCGACAGTGTCTTGAAACCCCTCTGGTTCGGCATTCGGCTGCACCGAGGCAAAGGTCTCGCTGCATTCTTGAAGGCCATTGGCTTCATCATCCCCCTCATGGATCCAGAATACGCTTTCTACTACACTAAGGAAGTCACGGTCATTCTCATCAGAGAATTCCAAACATCAGAtgaggagatgaagaagattgtTTTGAAAGTCGTCAAGCAGTGTGCTGCGACTGAAGGTGTCACTCCCAGTTACATCAAGCACGATATTCTTCCCGACTTCTTCAAGGCGTTTTGGGTTCGTCGAATGGCACTAGACCGGAGGAACTACAGACAGGTGGTGGAAACGACAGTTGAATTAGCTCAGAAGGCTGGCGTCTCGGAGATTGTCGGTAGAGTCGTGAATGAGCTGAAAGACGAAGCTGAGCCTTACCGGAAGATGGTAATGGAAACCATCACGAAGGTGGTGGCCACTCTTGGTGCCTCCGACATCGACGAGAGACTAGAAGTTCGCCTTGTAGATGGCATTATCTATTCCTTTCAAGAGCAGACGACGGAAGATCAAGTCATGTTGGATGGTTTCGGAACGGTGGTGAATGCTTTGGGTATTCGGGTTAAGCCTTACCTAACTCAGATCGTTTCGACCATTCTGTGGCGCTTGAATAACAAGAGTGCGAAAGTTCGTCAACAAGCTGCGGATCTCACAACGCGGTTGGCGGTTGTTATCAAGCAATGTGGCGAGGATCAACTCCTGAGTAAGCTTGGCCTTGTTCTTTTTGAGCAACTGGGAGAGGAGTATCCAGATACTCTTGGAAGTATTATTGCTGCTGAGGGTGCCATCGCAAACGTTGTGGGTATGACTCAGATGAACCCCCCAGTCAAAGATCTAC TTCCTCGTATGACTCCCATTCTTCGTAATCGACACGAGAAGGTGCAAGAAGCGTCTATCAACTTGATAGGCCGTATCGCTGATCGTGGTGCCGAGTTTGTGCCTGCTCGGGAGTGGATGCGCATTTGTTTTGAGTTACTCGATTTGTTAAAAGCGCACAAGAAAGGCATTCGACGGGCGGCGGTCAACTCCTTTGGTTATATCGCGAAGAGTTTGGGCCCTCAGGATGTTCTTTCGGTCCTGCTCACAAATTTACGGGTGCAGGAACGTCAGAGTCGAGTGTGTAGTACGGTTGCCATTGCTATCGTTGCCGAGACATGTGGAC CTTTCACATGTATTCCGGCAATCTTAAACGAGTATCGGACTGCAGAGCTCAACGTCCGCACAGGCTGTTTAAAAgctctttcctttgtttttgaGTATGTCGGTCCCCAGTCTGCTTACTACTGTGACTCTGTTGTGACCATGCTCGAGGACGCACTTACCGACCGTGACCTTGTCCATCGTCAGACAGCAAGTACGATTGTCAAGCATCTTGCTCTCGGTGTCGCTGGATTGGGATGTGAAGATTCTATGCTCCATCTCATGAACCTGGTGTGGCCGAATTGTTTTGAAACCTCTCCCCACGTGATTGGTGCGGTGATGGACGCTATCGAGGCCATGCGCGTTACGTTGGGACCTGGTGTGCTCTTGAGCTATGTTCTGCAGGGCTTGTTCCATCCCGCGAGGAAAGTTCGCGAGGTTTATTGGCGTATCTACAATGCTCTTTACCTCGGTGCTGCGGACGCCTTAGTTCCTTTCTATCCTGACGTTGGCGAGTTGAGCGAGGGCCAGGTTGTCTACGACAGACATCCCTTGCAGATGTTTATCTAA
- a CDS encoding uncharacterized protein (MEROPS:MER0005900) — protein MELYPGAPTETRANLLPKLAIKPWIPPKPRPLMFVNAIVVDPASGNLLTGRQTVKVEGGRIISVSPTSDAENFGDDCTVVDLNGLFICPGLIDCHVHVTAVPGVKTMGDLTRLSEQEVHLRTTYTLKEMLLRGFTAVRDTGGASKVIANAIEEGLLLGPRLFQCGKALSQTGGHGDFTPALSGGPEPGCCGGHSKLFARVADGVPAVLSAVRGELKAGADFIKIMVGGGVASETDAIETVQYTAEEIKAITTTCRQMGGKMSTAHAYTVEAIRHAIDNGVLGIEHGNLIDEDTAKLLAAKGIYLTPTLSCYGIMVRPPFEDFLPPDGQKKNAEVMKHGLQALKIAHEAGVTICYGSDLLTSMQALQTEEFTIRAKVLPSPEILRHATTNAAKMLKKQCLLGTISADAQTGR, from the exons ATGGAACTTTATCCTGGAGCACCCACGGAAACGAGAGCTAATCT CCTACCAAAGCTTGCGATTAAGCCATGGATTCCACCAAAACCAAGACCGCTCATGTTCGTCAACGCGATCGTTGTCGATCCTGCTTCAGGAAATCTATTAACTGGAAGACAAACCGTAAAAGTTGAAGGCGGAAGAATAATTTCGGTCTCGCCGACCTCAGATGCTGAAAatttcggagatgattgTACGGTCGTAGATCTCAACGGTCTGTTCATTTGCCC AGGTTTAATAGATTGTCATGTACATGTCACCGCTGTTCCAGGAGTCAAG ACGATGGGGGATCTAACAAGGCTTTCTGAACAAGAAGTACATCTAAGAACGACATACACCCTGAAAG AAATGCTCTTACGTGGATTCACTGCTGTGCGAGACACCGGCGGTGCTTCAAAGGTCATCGCAAACGCCATCGAGGAGGGTTTGTTACTCGGCCCGAGATTGTTCCAATGTGGGAAGGCTCTATCGCAAACCG GAGGACACGGTGATTTTACACCTGCCCTTTCCGGTGGTCCTGAACCTGGTTGTTGTGGTGGTCACTCGAAGCTTTTTGCTCGCGTAGCTGACGGGGTTCCTGCTGTCTTGTCTGCTGTTCGGGGAGAGCTGAAAGCTGGCGCAGACT TCATTAAAATCATGGTGGGAGGTGGCGTGGCATCTGAAACCGATGCAATCGAGACGGTGCAGTATACTGCTGAAGAAATTAAAGCCATCACGACGACATGCAGACAGATGGGCGGCAAGATGT CTACTGCACATGCATACACTGTTGAAGCGATCCGGCATGCAATCGACAATGGAGTTCTTGGTATTGAACATGGAAACCTCATCGACGAGGACACAGCAAAGCT ACTAGCTGCCAAAGGCATATAC CTTACCCCCACGTTATCTTGTTACGGGATCATGGTCCGCCCGCCATTTGAAGACTTTCTTCCTCCAGACGGCCAAAAGAAAAACGCAGAGGTAATGAAACACGGTTTGCAGGCATTGAAGATCGCCCATGAAGCTGGAGTCACCATTTGCTA TGGTTCAGATCTTCTCACCTCGATGCAGGCTCTACAAACAGAGGAATTCACCATCCGAGCCAAAGTCCTTCCGTCACCTGAAATTCTGAGGCACGCCACGACTAACGCGG CGAAAATGCTCAAGAAGCAATGTTTGCTTGGAACCATCTCCGCGGACGC ACAGACCGGAAGATAA
- the APL4 gene encoding clathrin associated protein complex large subunit, translating into MVYHNLKALIKGIRSCKTVADERALIQQESAAIRASFREEDSYARHNNIAKLLYIHMLGSPAHFGQIECLKLVASPRFSDKRLGYLGIMLLLDESQEVLTLVTNSLKNDMNHSNMYAVGLGLCTFANIASEEMSRDLANEIEKLLGSSNTYIRKKAALCALRVIKKVPDLTDHFTTQAKNLLTDRNHGVLLTAITLVTEMVQVDAAVLDEFRNAVPLLVRHLKSLVTTGYSPEHDVSGITDPFLQIKIIRLLRLLGKGDERASELMNDILAQVATNTDSTKNVGNSILYETVLCVLDIEADSGLRVMAINILGKFLSNRDNNIRYVALNTLNKVVAMDTNAVQRHRNIILDCLRDGDISIRRRALELSYALINEQNVRILVRELLAFLEVADDEFKLNMTTQISLAAERFAPNKRWHIDTVLRFLKLAGNFVREEILSAFIRLVAHTPELQAYTTSKLYTALNSDISQESLTLAATWLIGEYSDIIIEGGLVNEENPKPIADKPLVDLLLSILDSPYANILTRQYVLAAITKMASRSTTSQPQKERIAEVLDQYTTTPELELQQRAVEFASLFHLGELREGVLERMPPPELKATVMGVVSENKPVGSSTGGDLIGLDEATSPTTNGISNTGSHGLIEDIFHTSGPSGSGASSPAPQSQKSTIDDILGLFGTPSTSSTSVGGLNSASSPPSGAAADLLSSLSLSQSTSPASPTSPAPAPAPAPAVQPATSRLTQYTAYEKHNFKITLTPQTSAAKPGVVMILARFQVTGSSPATSIAFLAAVPKSQQLQMLPMSNSSVNPGATETQQMRVVAPVGSNVRLRLKIRYSIEGQEIEDTADFSGFPPGLTGRT; encoded by the exons ATGGTTTATCACAATCTCAAGG CCCTTATCAAAGGAATCCGATCATGCAAG ACTGTAGCAGACGAACGTGCTCTTATCCAGCAAGAATCCGCTGCGATTCGTGCCTCTTTCCGAGAGGAAGACTCGTATGCTCGACACAATAACATTGCAAAACTTCTTTACATACATATGCTGGGTTCACCAGCTCATTTCGGACAGATTGAATGCCTTAAACTCGTTGCAAGCCCTCGGTTCTCAGACAAGCGATTGGGATATCTAGGAATAATGTTACTCTTAGATGAGAGTCAAGAGGTCCTCACGCTGGTCACCAATTCATTGAAAAA CGACATGAATCATTCCAATATGTATGCAGTGGGACTTGGGCTCTGCACATTCGCCAACATTGCCTCGGAGGAAATGTCGCGTGATCTAGCGAACGAGATAGAGAAGTTGTTAGGTTCTAGTAACACCTACATACGGAAGAAG GCGGCTTTGTGCGCTCTCCGGGTGATCAAGAAAGTTCCCGATCTCACAGATCACTTTACCACACAAGCCAAAAACCTCCTTACAGATCGAAACCATGGAGTTCTACTTACAGCGATCACCCTTGTCACCGAGATGGTTCAAGTCGATGCAGCCGTTCTCGATGAGTTTCGCAAC GCCGTCCCACTTCTCGTACGCCACCTCAAATCACTTGTCACAACGGGCTATAGTCCTGAACACGACGTCTCCGGGATAACTGATCCTTTCCTTCAAATAAAAATCATCCGGTTACTCCGGCTTCTTGGGAAAGGCGATGAAAGGGCAAGCGAACTCATGAACGACATACTGGCTCAG GTTGCAACCAACACAGACTCAACGAAGAATGTGGGAAACTCCATTCTTTACGAGACGGTCCTATGTGTACTTGACATAGAAGCTGATTCTGGCTTGCGAGTCATGGCTATTAACATTCTAGGAAAGTTCTTAAGCAACCGAGATAATAATATTCG ATATGTTGCTCTCAATACACTCAATAAAGTCGTCGCAATGGATACAAATGCGGTTCAACGGCACCGGAACATTATATTGGACTGTTTACGCGATGGTGACATTTCTATTCGACGAAGAGCCCTTGAACTATCATACGCCCTCATCAACGAACAGAATGTCCGGATATTAGTCAGAGAGCTGCTGGCATTCTTAGAGGTTGCAGACGATGAATTCAAGTTGAATATGACGACACAAATATCCCTAGCTGCAGAACGTTTCGCTCCAAATAAGCGATGGCATATAGATACTGTCTTGAGGTTTTTAAAGTTG GCAGGGAATTTTGTTCGGGAAGAGATACTCTCAGCTTTTATTCGACTCGTAGCACACACACCAGAACTACAAGCGTATACAACGTCCAAATTGTACACCGCTCTCAATTCTGATATATCCCAAGAATCATTAACACTCGCCGCAACTTGGCTGATCGGGGAGTACAGTGATATTATCATTGAGGGTGGTCTTGTGAATGAGGAGAATCCCAAGCCG ATAGCGGACAAGCCACTTGTAGATCTTCTCCTCTCAATCCTAGATTCTCCGTATGCCAATATCCTAACCCGACAATACGTCCTCGCTGCCATAACGAAGATGGCATCGCGCTCGACAACCTCCCAGCCACAGAAGGAGCGCATTGCAGAGGTCCTTGACCAGTACACAACAACCCCGGAGTTAGAGTTGCAGCAGCGAGCTGTTGAATTTGCTAGCCTTTTCCATTTAGGGGAACTTCGCGAAGGTGTTTTGGAACGAATGCCTCCTCCTGAACTGAAAGCCACTGTCATGGGTGTCG TCAGTGAAAATAAACCTGTCGGTTCGAGCACGGGAGGTGACCTGATCGGTCTTGACGAGGCTACCTCCCCGACAACGAACGGCATAAGCAACACTGGCTCTCACGGTCTTATTGAAGATATCTTCCATACTTCTGGGCCCTCAGGTTCTGGCGCGTCTTCCCCCGCTCCACAATCACAAAAGTCGACTATAGATGATATTCTTGGTCTCTTTGGTACCCCCAGCACCTCGTCAACATCCGTTGGTGGACTTAATTCAGCATCCTCGCCACCTTCAGGAGCTGCAGCCGATTTATTGTCTTCGCTCTCCCTATCTCAGTCGACATCTCCCGCGTCTCCAACTTCACcggcaccagcaccagcaccagcacctgCCGTACAACCAGCAACATCAAGGCTAACGCAGTATACTGCATATGAAAAGCATAACTTCAAGATCACTCTCACCCCACAGACATCAGCAGCCAAACCTGGAGTCGTAATGATTCTTGCCAGATTCCAAGTAACTGGCTCGTCGCCTGCAACCTCCATAGCATTCCTGGCCGCTGTCCCTAAG TCCCAGCAACTACAGATGTTGCCAATGTCTAATTCCTCCGTGAATCCGGGTGCAACGGAAACTCAGCAAATGCGTGTAGTAGCGCCCGTTGGG AGCAATGTGCGACTCCGTTTGAAGATACGCTACTCGATAGAAGGACAAGAAATAGAGGACACGGCGGACTTTTCTGGTTTCCCGCCTGGGCTAACGGGTAGAACCTAG
- a CDS encoding uncharacterized protein (MEROPS:MER0005900): MELYPGAPTETRANLLPKLAIKPWIPPKPRPLMFVNAIVVDPASGNLLTGRQTVKVEGGRIISVSPTSDAENFGDDCTVVDLNGLFICPGLIDCHVHVTAVPGVKTMGDLTRLSEQEVHLRTTYTLKEMLLRGFTAVRDTGGASKVIANAIEEGLLLGPRLFQCGKALSQTGGHGDFTPALSGGPEPGCCGGHSKLFARVADGVPAVLSAVRGELKAGADFIKIMVGGGVASETDAIETVQYTAEEIKAITTTCRQMGGKMSTAHAYTVEAIRHAIDNGVLGIEHGNLIDEDTAKLLAAKGIYLTPTLSCYGIMVRPPFEDFLPPDGQKKNAEVMKHGLQALKIAHEAGVTICYGSDLLTSMQALQTEEFTIRAKVLPSPEILRHATTNAAKMLKKQCLLGTISADAYADLLVLKANPLEDVTVLDRPEDNLLAIVKGGRVVMSRISGLHTV, encoded by the exons ATGGAACTTTATCCTGGAGCACCCACGGAAACGAGAGCTAATCT CCTACCAAAGCTTGCGATTAAGCCATGGATTCCACCAAAACCAAGACCGCTCATGTTCGTCAACGCGATCGTTGTCGATCCTGCTTCAGGAAATCTATTAACTGGAAGACAAACCGTAAAAGTTGAAGGCGGAAGAATAATTTCGGTCTCGCCGACCTCAGATGCTGAAAatttcggagatgattgTACGGTCGTAGATCTCAACGGTCTGTTCATTTGCCC AGGTTTAATAGATTGTCATGTACATGTCACCGCTGTTCCAGGAGTCAAG ACGATGGGGGATCTAACAAGGCTTTCTGAACAAGAAGTACATCTAAGAACGACATACACCCTGAAAG AAATGCTCTTACGTGGATTCACTGCTGTGCGAGACACCGGCGGTGCTTCAAAGGTCATCGCAAACGCCATCGAGGAGGGTTTGTTACTCGGCCCGAGATTGTTCCAATGTGGGAAGGCTCTATCGCAAACCG GAGGACACGGTGATTTTACACCTGCCCTTTCCGGTGGTCCTGAACCTGGTTGTTGTGGTGGTCACTCGAAGCTTTTTGCTCGCGTAGCTGACGGGGTTCCTGCTGTCTTGTCTGCTGTTCGGGGAGAGCTGAAAGCTGGCGCAGACT TCATTAAAATCATGGTGGGAGGTGGCGTGGCATCTGAAACCGATGCAATCGAGACGGTGCAGTATACTGCTGAAGAAATTAAAGCCATCACGACGACATGCAGACAGATGGGCGGCAAGATGT CTACTGCACATGCATACACTGTTGAAGCGATCCGGCATGCAATCGACAATGGAGTTCTTGGTATTGAACATGGAAACCTCATCGACGAGGACACAGCAAAGCT ACTAGCTGCCAAAGGCATATAC CTTACCCCCACGTTATCTTGTTACGGGATCATGGTCCGCCCGCCATTTGAAGACTTTCTTCCTCCAGACGGCCAAAAGAAAAACGCAGAGGTAATGAAACACGGTTTGCAGGCATTGAAGATCGCCCATGAAGCTGGAGTCACCATTTGCTA TGGTTCAGATCTTCTCACCTCGATGCAGGCTCTACAAACAGAGGAATTCACCATCCGAGCCAAAGTCCTTCCGTCACCTGAAATTCTGAGGCACGCCACGACTAACGCGG CGAAAATGCTCAAGAAGCAATGTTTGCTTGGAACCATCTCCGCGGACGCGTATGCCGATTTGTTGGTCTTGAAAGCGAACCCATTGGAAGACGTAACTGTTCTAGACAGACCGGAAGATAATTTGTTGGCTATCGTGAAAGGAGGGCGCGTCGTAATGAGTAGGATTTCAGGACTGCATACCGTGTAG